From the Haladaptatus sp. DJG-WS-42 genome, the window CCGGACTATGGACAGACGAACCCTCCTCAAACACGGCGTCACGGTTTCGACACTCGGTCTCCTCGCCGGGTGCACCGGTGGTGGCGGCGAAGAAACCACAACGACCGCGACACCCACCGAGTCAACAACCACCGAAACGACGACGACGGCGGAGCCAACCACGGAGCAGACCACGACGACCAGCGAAACGACGACGACCGCCACAACGACGACCGCAGAACAAACGCCCGTCCAGTCAGCCATCACCATCACGGTCGGCCAAGACGGCAACCTGCGCTTTTCGCCCACCCGCGCGTCGGTCAAAGTCGGTGGCGAGGTGACGTGGACGTGGGATTCATCAGGCCACAACGTGCGCCCGCGTTCGCAGCCAGACGGCGCAGATTGGGAGGGAACCCCCGGCGGCGACGGCACCACCTACAGTTCAGGCGACGAGTTCACCTTCACCTTTGCCGTGCCCGGCACGTACGAGTACTACTGTGCACCCCACCAGAGTTTCGGGATGGAAGGCATCCTCGAAGTCGTCGAATAGCCCGAACACCCGCCAACACCCCGCTCAACGCAGGCGATTGTTTCGACTCGTGTCGCAGCGCCAACCACCCGTACACCCTTTTGAAAGACTTTTAAGCCGAGAATTGCTGGTCTAGGTAAGAACCTTTGTTACGGGTGGATTTCATGTCGGACAATAACACACCAGATACACATTCACTGCGGACTCCTATCGTCGCCGTCCTCGGTCACGTAGACCACGGCAAGACGAGTCTGCTCGACAAGATTCGCGGCTCCGCCGTCATCGAGGGCGAAGCCGGTGCGATTACCCAGCACATCGGGGCGACGGCCGTCCCGTTAGAAGTCATTTCTGACATCGCCGGTGACCTCGTCAACCCCGATGACTTCGACCTGCCGGGCTTGCTGTTCATCGACACGCCGGGTCACCACTCCTTTTCGACCCTGCGCTCGCGCGGTGGGGCGCTCGCGGACATTGCCGTGCTCGTCGTGGACGTAAACGACGGCTTCCAGCCCCAGACGCTCGAAGCCATCGACATTCTCAAGCGAACTCAGACGCCCTTTATCGTCGCGGCGAACAAAATCGACACCACACCCGGGTGGAACGCCCAGCCCGATGCCCCGGTGCAGAAAACGTTCGACAAACAGTCAGACCGTGCCCGTCAGAAGCTCGAAGCCGAACTCTACGAAGTCATTGGCAACATGAGCGACGCGGGCTTCTCGGCGGACTTCTACTGGCGCGTCCAGAACTTCCAGAAGAACATCGGCGTCGTCCCCGTCTCCGCGCTCACCGGCGAAGGCGTCGCCGACCTGCTGACCGTCCTGATGGGGCTCTCCCAGCGCTACATGAAAGAGGCCATGGAAATCGACGTGAACGGCCCCGGCGCGGGGACGGTTCTTGAAGTCAAAGAAGAACGCGGCTTCGGCGCGACCCTCGACGTGGTGCTCTACAACGGGAGCGTCCGCGAGGGCGACACCATCGTCGTCGGCGGGAAAAACGACCCCATCGTGACCGACGTGCGTGCGCTGTTGAAACCGCGCCCACTCACCGAGATTCGTACCGAGAAACGCTTCGACCGCTTCGACGAGGTGACGGCCGCGGCGGGTATCAAAATCGCCGCGCCCGACCTCGATGATGCGATGGCCGGTGCGCCGGTACGCGTCGTCCGCGACCGCCCACTCGAAGACGTCATCGAGGAAGTCAAAGCCGAACTCTCGGAAATCGACGTGCACACTCAAGACGACGGCGTGGTCGTCAAAGCCGACACCCTCGGCAGCCTCGAAGCGATTGCGAGCGCGCTCAAGGAAGCAGAGGTGCCCATCATGCGCGCCGAAGTCGGCGACGTTGCCCCGCGCGACATCTCCGTCGCCTCCACCGCGGACGAGGACCTGAACCGCGTCATCCTCGCGTTCAACGTCGGCGTGCTAGACGACGCAGAACGCCGCGCCGAGGAGTCGGACGTCAAAATCTTCGAATCCGACGTCATCTACCAGCTCATCGACGACTACGAGGAACACGTCGATGAAATCAAGCGCGCCCAGCAGACGGCCGTCCTCGACAAGATTCGCCGCCCCGCGCGCTTCCAGATTCTCCAAGACCACGTGTTCCGCCAGTCGAACCCGGCCGTGGTCGGCGTCGAAGTGCTTTCGGGGACGCTCAAGCGCAACACCCCGGTCGTGGACTTCGAAGGCGCAGAACCGAAGCGCGTCGGCCTCGTGAAAGGGATTCAAGAACAGGGCGAAGACGTAGACGAAGCCCGCGCCGGAACCCGCGTGAGCGTCGCCATCGACGGCCCGACCGTTGGCCGCCAAATCGACGAAGGCGACACGCTCTGGGCCGAACTTCCCGAGAAACACGCGAAGATTCTCGAACAAGAATTGAAAGAAGACATCCCGGCAGACGAGCGCGAGGCGCTCAGTATGTACCTCCAGAAACACCGCAAGCGCGACCCGTTCTGGGGGAAGTAAAGTCGGATTTCGTTTTTACGAGCATGGGCCACGAAAAGAGATAAGTGACAACCGTTTGTATTTTTGCTAATGCCCTCCACGCGTCGAAAGCTCCTCCTCGGTGGTTTCGTTGCCCTGGCCGGTTGTCTCTCAGGGAGCGACGAAACTGAACAACCGACAGAACAGACCACGACGCAGACAACAAGCCAAACGCCTGCAACAACGACGACGAAATCGACACCAACTGCGACGAGCAAACCAGCCGTCGTTCGACCTGATGAATCACGAGCGTTTGGCGAAGCGTATGCGTTTTCTGGCCTCGAAATTACAGTTGAGACACCCACTATTTCGACAACCTTCGAGCATGATGGAGCGACGTACACGATGCCAGACGAGAGCGCGTTGCTGTTCGCTCCGTTGACTTTCAGTAACACTGCAGACGAGTTGCGCCCGATTGATGGACCGGTGTTCACGTTGCTCAACGATGAGACAACCAACCGCGAGACTCACAGCGTTAGACATCCCGAGTTCGACCCCTCAATTCGAATCCGCGAGATGGACGACGTGCCAACCACGGGTCGCTGGAACGCAGAAGGGAGCGCAGTCGAGCCAGATGAGCGACTGTCAGGAATCGCCGTCTTCGAGGTGTCAGAAACCACGAAATCTACGGAAGTCAGTATCGTATTCGACTCCCAATTCAAGGAGACAGTCGTCGAGTGGACAGCCGAAGGTGAAACCGATTTGCGCACGTCGAATACCGACCCCTAGCCACTACTTCTAAAAGGGTTCGGTCGGTCACTGAGATACAATGGTACTGAGACGACTGGGCCACCGCCTCCTCTCGCTCGTCGTGGCCGTCTGGCCCGGCGAGACGGCGTACGACGCCGTGTTCGTGGTGATCCCAGTCGGGCTCGTCGTTGGGCTGGTCGCAGGCTGGTGGTTCGCCGTGCCGATGTACGTCGCCATCTTGCTCGGCGCGTTGCCGGTGCTCGCGGCGATGGGCTACGTCTTGTTTTACAATCCGCCCGACCCGGCTACCGGGCCGTCGCGTCAACGTCAGAATTGACCGACTGTTTGACCTGCAGCGCTGCCTGTGCGGCGAGGCTGCGGGCGACTTCTTCGCGGTCTTCGGCGCTGATGATGCCGCCTTCGCGCTCGAAGTCGTCGTCGTCCGGCGAGATACCGGCGCTTACGGGCGAACCAATCGGCGGGTGGACTGCCACGAGGGCGTGGGGTGAGCCGTCGAGCCCGGCGGTGAGTTCCGTGCCGATGACGTACTCATCGGGCAGAAACGCCCGCGTTCGCGTCGCAACACCGACGACGCCCCGCCGGAGTTCTCGGCGCTGGTCGGGCGTCAGCACGGCGTGTGCTGCCCGGTCGGTGCTGTCGTCGCCCGCATACGGGGTGTTTCCATACATAAAATTGCTATCGTTCGTAGCAACTACTGAGGTAAAAACCCTCCGACAGCGTGCGAGTCGTTAACATGGTCAACTATCTTACCGAATGATAGGCTCACTCTGGCCGTAGGCCGCCACGACGAGGGCGGTGACGTACTCCTCCGAATCTGCGGGTGCGGAGGCGAGTTGCACGTTCGTCTCGCCAAAGTCCCACTCACGGAGGGCTTTGCCCGCCTCCAAACCTTCTTCGACGCGGGTGCGAACGTTCGCGGGGTCGTGTCCCGAGGCTTCGTAGAAGATGCCTTTCCCAGAGGGCGTCTGCGCCCACGCGAGCGCGGCGGCAGCGGTGTCACCAGAAGCGGGTGCGACGGTGGCCTTGCCTTCGACGACGGTCAGGCGATTGCCAACCGGGCCGAGGTCAGGGGCCGTGCCGACGGCTTCGACGGCCACGTCGTCTGGAATCACCGACGAGACGGCGACGAGGTTGTAGTTGTGGATGTTGGCCTCTCGCAGCGCGGCGTCGAACGAGGCCATGGGGGTGGGTGCGCTTGCCGCCCCCCAGACGACGCGGATGTGACTCATACCAGTGGAAAACAGCGAAACAACGTAAGCGGTTACGATTCCAGTTCAGTAGAACGCAACCGGCTGGCCGACAGACTCCTCGTCAGACGTGAGTTTGTCGAGGGCGGCATCGAAATCTGCCATCTCGACTTCCGTTCGCTCGTCACGTAGCGCGAACATCCCGGCTTCGGTGGTCAGACTTTCGAGTTCTGCGCCGCTGAATCCCTCCGTTTCAGCCGCGAGCGTCTCGAAGTCGAGTTCGTCAGTCAGATTCATGCCGCGAGTGTGAATCTGGAGGATTTGGTGGCGGCCCTCTTCGTTCGGTTCCGGCACTTCGATGAGGCGGTCGAATCGACCCGGGCGCAAGATGGCGGTGTCGAGCATATCGTAGCGGTTCGTGGCCGCAATGATGCGGATGTCGCCCCGGTCGTCGAAGCCGTCCATCTCAGAGAGCAACTGCATCATGGTCCGCTGAACCTCGGCATCACCGGACGTTTTCGAGTCCGTCCGCTTGCTCGCGACGGCGTCGATTTCGTCGATGAAGATGACTGCAGGCTCTTTCTCTGCGGCGAGTTTGAACAGGTCGCGGACGAGCCGTGAGCCTTCGCCGATGAACTTCTGGACGAGTTCCGAGCCAGCCATCTTGATGAAGGTGGCGTCGGTCTGGTTCGCGACAGCTTTGGCGAGCATCGTCTTGCCCGTCCCCGGTGGGCCGTAGAGCAACACGCCGCCCGGTGGCTGAATTCCGACCTCTTCGAACTGCTCTGGGTTCACGAGCGGCAGCTCGACCGTCTCGCGCACTTCGCGAATCTGGTCGTCGATGCCGCCGATGTCCTCGTAGGCGACCTGCGGGTTGGCGGTGACTTCCATCGCCTGTGCGCGGGCGTCGGTCTCCTGTTCGAGGCGCGTCTGGATTCCAAAGGAATCGTTGATGGCAACGCGGTCGCCTGCTTCGAGTCGCTCTTTCATCTGCTCTGAGACCTCGACGAACACTTCCTGATTGTTGCCGTGCTGTTTGATGACGACACCGTCCTCGGTGATGTCTTCGATGGTGGCGAGGTACAGCGACGCCGTTTTTAGCGTCTCGTTTTCGCGTTCGAGCCGCGAAATGTCATCGCGCAACGTCTGGCCGTGTGCTTTGGTTTTCTCGATCTGTTCTCCGAGTTCGCGATTCACTTGCAGTATTTCGGTGAAGTGATCTTCGAGAACCGCGAGGCGCTCGTCTTCAGACAGGTCGCTATCCAAATCAAGCCGCGGCCTGTCAGGGAGAGAGGGGCTACGTGACATCAGACAACGCCGACTAAGAACCCACCGTTAGAAGTGCTTTTGGGTCGCGGTTGATTTCGGCAACACTTGCTTGGAAGCGTGAAAATTGACCGCAGGCTAGTGAAAATTGATGAGCGTTACTGCAGGCTGGCGAACTCGTCGAGATAGTCACCGTACACCGAGAGCGCGGCTTCGACTGGCTCCGGCGACGCCATATCGACGCCCGCACCTCGCAGCAGTTCGAGTGGGTAGGCCGCAGAGCCGCCGCGCAGGAAGTCGATGTAGTCTGTCGCGGCGTCTTCGCCGCCTTCCAAAATCCCTTCTGCGAGCGCGACGGCGGCGCTGATACCCGTCGAATACTGGTAGACGTAGAACGCGCGGTAGAAGTGCGGAATGCGCATCCACTCGCGCGCGATATGGTCGTCTACGACCGCTGGCTCGTAGAACTCCTTTTTGAGGTCGCTGTAGATACCGTCTAAGCGGTCTGGCGTGAGCGGTTCGCCGTCTTCGACCAACTTGTGCGTCTGGTGTTCGAAGTCCGCGAACATCGTCTGGCGATACAGCGTCGAGCGGAAGCGCTCTAAGTACTCGTTTAAGATGTGACGACGCAGGTTCTCGTCTTCGACCGTGTCGAGTAGGTGGTGGGTGAGCAGCGTCTCGTTGACCGTACTCGCCACTTCCGCAACGAAGATTTCATAGCCGCTGTAGACGTACGGCTGGGTCTCGCTCGTGTACTCAGAGTGCAGTGAGTGGCCGAGTTCGTGGGCGAGCGTGAACATCGAGGAGATGTCGTCCTGATAGTTCATCAGGATGAACGGCTGGGAATCGTAGGTGCCACCGGAGTACGCACCCGACTGCTTGCCCTTGTTCTCGTAGACGTCGACCCAGCGCGAGTCGAGGCCCTTCGTGAGCCGCGTCTGGTAGTCTTCACCCAGTGGCGCAACCGCGTCGATGATGTACTCACAGGCTTGGTCGTACGGAATCTCCGGCGTCTCTGAGTCCACCATCGGCATATAGATGTCCCACATCTGGAGTTCGTCGACGCCGAGGCTCGCTTGCTTCAATTCTGCGTGCTGGTGGAGCAAGTCGAGGTTGTCGCGCACCACCGACAGCAGGTTGTCGTACACCGAGACGGGGATGTTAGAGGAGTCGAGGGCGGCTTCTCTCGCGGAATCGTAGTTGTGCGCACGGGCGAGTTTCACGTCGGCTTTCACGCTGTTTTTGTACGAGGAGCCAACCGCGTTGCGGATGGTCTCCCACTCGCCGTAGAACGTCTCGTACACCTTGCGGCGAAGCTCGCGGTCTTGTTCCTGCTGGAGCTTGGTGAAATTGCTCTGGGTAATCGCAACCTCGTCACCGTCGTGCTCGACGCTGGGGAACGTGAGGTCTGCGTTGGTGAGCATATTGTAAATCTCACCCGACGCACCGGTCACCTCACCGAGTTCTGCGAGCAGATTTTCAATCTCTGCAGACCGGGTGTGGGGCTTCATCCGCAGCACTTCGTCGAAGTAGTGGTCGTACTGCGCTAGGGCCGGTTCGTCTTCCATGAACGCGTCTAGCTCCTCGTTCGAGGACTGCTGAAGCTCTGGCTCGATGTAGCTCGCTGCACTCGAAGCTTGTGAGATGAGCGTCTGGGCCTTGCCAAGCAGGGCTTGGGCGTCTTGGTCGCGGGTGTCTTCGTCGCGGCGCATGCGGGCGAACGACGCCACGTTCGACACCGTCCGCATCATATCTTCGCGGAGTTGGAGAATCGCAAGGAGCGTCTCCGCATCGTCGGTGACGTGGCCTTCGTACTCCTCTAGGTCTGCAATCTGGGCGGCGACCGATTCGTAGCGCTCCTCCCACGTTTCGACGGAGGCAAAGAGGCTGTCGAGATCCCACTTGTGCTCAGCAGAGATTTCACTTCGTTCGGGAACCGAACTCATGGCTCACTCTTACACAGTGAGGGAAGTAAGCCTTCGGTCAGTTTTCGCCCGACACGCCTGCCTGAAGCTGGGCTGCGACGCGGGTTGCCGTTCGGTGATACTCGACGTCGTTGGTGAACACGCGACGAGCGCTTTCCGCCGCTTCCCCGTCCACCGCAAAGTCAAGCATCGGGTACTCGACGTGGCGCAACACAAGCGGTTCGGGGGCCGCTGGGCCGATGCCGTCGCCACCCGAGAGCTCCTCCGCTGAAAGCGCCCGTTCTACGAACGACTCGGGGCGCTCGCCCGCCGAAACTTCTGAGACCACGGTCACGAACCGACGGACGAACTGGCGTGGAAAGCCGTCGGACGAGATTTCGAGTCCCAGAAAGTCACCAGTGCGTTCGACGGATGCTTCGACGACCCGCGCTGTGTTGCGCGAATCGGGCGTCAAGTTGTGGTAGTCGTGTGCGCCCGCAAGCGAGGCGAGCACGTCCGCGACACGCCCGCGCGAGAGGTTGGGCGCGAACAGATGGTAGGTGTAGTGACGGCGCGTCGCGTCGTGGGTCGCGTGAAAGTCGGCGGGGGCGTCGGCCAT encodes:
- a CDS encoding proteasome-activating nucleotidase, which encodes MSRSPSLPDRPRLDLDSDLSEDERLAVLEDHFTEILQVNRELGEQIEKTKAHGQTLRDDISRLERENETLKTASLYLATIEDITEDGVVIKQHGNNQEVFVEVSEQMKERLEAGDRVAINDSFGIQTRLEQETDARAQAMEVTANPQVAYEDIGGIDDQIREVRETVELPLVNPEQFEEVGIQPPGGVLLYGPPGTGKTMLAKAVANQTDATFIKMAGSELVQKFIGEGSRLVRDLFKLAAEKEPAVIFIDEIDAVASKRTDSKTSGDAEVQRTMMQLLSEMDGFDDRGDIRIIAATNRYDMLDTAILRPGRFDRLIEVPEPNEEGRHQILQIHTRGMNLTDELDFETLAAETEGFSGAELESLTTEAGMFALRDERTEVEMADFDAALDKLTSDEESVGQPVAFY
- a CDS encoding plastocyanin/azurin family copper-binding protein — protein: MDRRTLLKHGVTVSTLGLLAGCTGGGGEETTTTATPTESTTTETTTTAEPTTEQTTTTSETTTTATTTTAEQTPVQSAITITVGQDGNLRFSPTRASVKVGGEVTWTWDSSGHNVRPRSQPDGADWEGTPGGDGTTYSSGDEFTFTFAVPGTYEYYCAPHQSFGMEGILEVVE
- the infB gene encoding translation initiation factor IF-2; its protein translation is MSDNNTPDTHSLRTPIVAVLGHVDHGKTSLLDKIRGSAVIEGEAGAITQHIGATAVPLEVISDIAGDLVNPDDFDLPGLLFIDTPGHHSFSTLRSRGGALADIAVLVVDVNDGFQPQTLEAIDILKRTQTPFIVAANKIDTTPGWNAQPDAPVQKTFDKQSDRARQKLEAELYEVIGNMSDAGFSADFYWRVQNFQKNIGVVPVSALTGEGVADLLTVLMGLSQRYMKEAMEIDVNGPGAGTVLEVKEERGFGATLDVVLYNGSVREGDTIVVGGKNDPIVTDVRALLKPRPLTEIRTEKRFDRFDEVTAAAGIKIAAPDLDDAMAGAPVRVVRDRPLEDVIEEVKAELSEIDVHTQDDGVVVKADTLGSLEAIASALKEAEVPIMRAEVGDVAPRDISVASTADEDLNRVILAFNVGVLDDAERRAEESDVKIFESDVIYQLIDDYEEHVDEIKRAQQTAVLDKIRRPARFQILQDHVFRQSNPAVVGVEVLSGTLKRNTPVVDFEGAEPKRVGLVKGIQEQGEDVDEARAGTRVSVAIDGPTVGRQIDEGDTLWAELPEKHAKILEQELKEDIPADEREALSMYLQKHRKRDPFWGK
- a CDS encoding pyruvoyl-dependent arginine decarboxylase; translation: MSHIRVVWGAASAPTPMASFDAALREANIHNYNLVAVSSVIPDDVAVEAVGTAPDLGPVGNRLTVVEGKATVAPASGDTAAAALAWAQTPSGKGIFYEASGHDPANVRTRVEEGLEAGKALREWDFGETNVQLASAPADSEEYVTALVVAAYGQSEPIIR
- the pepF gene encoding oligoendopeptidase F — its product is MSSVPERSEISAEHKWDLDSLFASVETWEERYESVAAQIADLEEYEGHVTDDAETLLAILQLREDMMRTVSNVASFARMRRDEDTRDQDAQALLGKAQTLISQASSAASYIEPELQQSSNEELDAFMEDEPALAQYDHYFDEVLRMKPHTRSAEIENLLAELGEVTGASGEIYNMLTNADLTFPSVEHDGDEVAITQSNFTKLQQEQDRELRRKVYETFYGEWETIRNAVGSSYKNSVKADVKLARAHNYDSAREAALDSSNIPVSVYDNLLSVVRDNLDLLHQHAELKQASLGVDELQMWDIYMPMVDSETPEIPYDQACEYIIDAVAPLGEDYQTRLTKGLDSRWVDVYENKGKQSGAYSGGTYDSQPFILMNYQDDISSMFTLAHELGHSLHSEYTSETQPYVYSGYEIFVAEVASTVNETLLTHHLLDTVEDENLRRHILNEYLERFRSTLYRQTMFADFEHQTHKLVEDGEPLTPDRLDGIYSDLKKEFYEPAVVDDHIAREWMRIPHFYRAFYVYQYSTGISAAVALAEGILEGGEDAATDYIDFLRGGSAAYPLELLRGAGVDMASPEPVEAALSVYGDYLDEFASLQ
- the truA gene encoding tRNA pseudouridine(38-40) synthase TruA — protein: MRAFRVAYDGKQYRGFQRQPHGQTVEDTIFRNLKKLGAMPEDARVPPYYAGSGRTDAGVSALGQTVAFECPDWLTPRAFNGELPGSIRAWAMADAPADFHATHDATRRHYTYHLFAPNLSRGRVADVLASLAGAHDYHNLTPDSRNTARVVEASVERTGDFLGLEISSDGFPRQFVRRFVTVVSEVSAGERPESFVERALSAEELSGGDGIGPAAPEPLVLRHVEYPMLDFAVDGEAAESARRVFTNDVEYHRTATRVAAQLQAGVSGEN
- a CDS encoding DUF5811 family protein, with translation MYGNTPYAGDDSTDRAAHAVLTPDQRRELRRGVVGVATRTRAFLPDEYVIGTELTAGLDGSPHALVAVHPPIGSPVSAGISPDDDDFEREGGIISAEDREEVARSLAAQAALQVKQSVNSDVDATAR